The following coding sequences are from one Diospyros lotus cultivar Yz01 chromosome 7, ASM1463336v1, whole genome shotgun sequence window:
- the LOC127806206 gene encoding serine/threonine-protein kinase STY13-like, translated as MLEAQKFTGMMGLHNNHDNLDLSQAFYHKLGEGSTMSIDSFGSLQMSNGGGSVAMSVDNSSVGSNDSHTRILNHQGLKRVNNNFAHSVNRGKVSHGLSDDALAQALMDLRVPTGGLENFDEWTIDLRKLSMGPAFAQGAFGKLYKGTYNGEDVAIKLLERPENDLERAQLMEQQFQQEVMMLATLKHPNIVRFIGGCRKPMVWCIVTEYAKGGSVRQFLAKRQNRSVPLKLAVKQALDVARGMEYVHGLGLIHRDLKSDNLLISADKSIKIADFGVARIEVQTEGMTPETGTYRWMAPEMIQHRPYTQKVDVYSFGIVLWELITGMLPFQNMTAVQAAFAVVNKGVRPNIPNDCLPVLSEIMSRCWDPNPDVRPPFTEVVRMLEHAETEIMTTVRKARFRCCISQPMTTD; from the exons ATGTTGGAGGCACAAAAATTTACTGGAATGATGGGCCTACATAACAACCATGATAATTTGGATCTGTCTCAAGCTTTCTACCACAAGCTTGGGGAGGGATCCACCATGTCAATTGACAGTTTTGGTAGCTTGCAGATGAGCAATGGTGGAGGTTCTGTTGCAATGTCAGTTGATAACAGTAGTGTTGGATCGAACGATTCCCATACTCGCATCTTGAATCACCAAGGATTGAAGCGTGTGAACAACAACTTTGCCCACAGTGTTAACCGAGGGAAAGTCTCACATGGTCTGAGTGATGATGCACTTGCTCAAGCTCTAATGGATCTTCGTGTTCCCACAGGTGGGCTGGAGAATTTTGATGAGTGGACAATTGATTTGCGGAAGCTTAGTATGGGGCCAGCTTTTGCACAGGGGGCTTTTGGAAAGCTTTATAAAGGTACTTACAATGGTGAGGATGTAGCCATCAAGCTTCTGGAGAGGCCAGAGAATGACCTTGAGAGGGCACAGTTGATGGAACAACAGTTTCAGCAGGAAGTCATGATGCTGGCTACACTAAAGCATCCAAACATAGTTCGGTTTATTGGCGGATGTCGTAAACCCATGGTGTGGTGTATTGTGACAGAATATGCCAAGGGGGGTTCAGTTAGGCAGTTTTTGGCAAAGCGGCAGAATCGATCTGTGCCACTGAAATTGGCAGTCAAGCAGGCTTTGGATGTTGCTAGGGGCATGGAGTATGTGCATGGGCTTGGTCTAATCCACCGCGATCTGAAGTCTGATAATCTTCTGATTTCTGCTGACAAATCTATAAAGATTGCTGATTTTGGAGTGGCTCGTATTGAGGTGCAGACTGAAGGGATGACACCAGAGACTGGAACATACCGCTGGATGGCTCC GGAGATGATTCAGCACAGGCCCTACACACAGAAAGTAGATGTTTATAGCTTTGGCATTGTTCTGTGGGAACTAATCACTGGAATGCTTCCCTTCCAGAACATGACTGCTGTGCAGGCTGCATTTGCAGTTGTTAACAAGGGCGTTCGACCTAACATCCCCAATGATTGTCTCCCTGTCCTCAGTGAGATCATGTCCCGATGCTGGGATCCTAATCCTGATGTGAGGCCACCCTTTACTGAGGTTGTCAGGATGCTTGAGCATGCAGAGACAGAAATAATGACCACTGTTAGGAAGGCCCGTTTCAGGTGCTGCATAAGCCAACCGATGACTACAGATTGA